Proteins encoded together in one Triticum dicoccoides isolate Atlit2015 ecotype Zavitan chromosome 7B, WEW_v2.0, whole genome shotgun sequence window:
- the LOC119335621 gene encoding probable carboxylesterase 15, with protein sequence MAGDTEAPHVVEDCRGVLQVLSDGTTVRSAAAPYTVEDRDDGRVEWRDAVYHPAHGLGVRMYRPARREGKGKERLPVLAYFHGGGFCIGSRAWPSVHACCLRFAHELPALVLSFDYRLAPEHRLPAAHEDAAAALAWLRDRLAPGPADGSGSDEDVRSWLADSGADTGRLFVSGDSAGANIAHHMTARFGAAGLGPVRIAGYALLMPAFTSEAPTQSELGSRGSAFLSRDVAERYNRLALPAGANKDYPLMNPLGPDSPGLGLVDGRVLVVVGGDDMLKDNQVRYVERMKAVGNDVELAVFAGKEHGFFSRDPWSETSGEVVRVVGRFMGRDAADSTGADGQD encoded by the coding sequence ATGGCGGGCGACACGGAGGCGCCGCACGTCGTGGAGGACTGCCGCGGCGTGCTGCAGGTGCTCAGCGACGGGACGACCGTGCGCTCCGCCGCGGCGCCGTACACGGTGGAGGACCGCGACGACGGGCGCGTCGAGTGGAGGGACGCCGTGTACCACCCGGCCCACGGCCTCGGCGTGCGAATGTACCGGCCGGCGCGCCGGGAGGGGAAGGGgaaggagcggctgccggtgctggCCTACTTCCACGGCGGCGGCTTCTGCATCGGCAGCCGCGCCTGGCCCTCCGTGCACGCCTGCTGCCTCCGCTTCGCCCACGAGCTCCCCGCCCTCGTGCTCTCCTTCGACTACCGCCTCGCGCCCGAGCACCGCCTCCCGGCCGCCCacgaggacgccgccgccgccctcgcctggCTCCGCGACCGCCTCGCCCCCGGGCCTGCTGACGGATCTGGGTCTGACGAGGACGTCCGCTCCTGGCTCGCGGACTCTGGCGCCGACACGGGGAGGCTCTTCGTGTCCGGCGACTCCGCCGGCGCCAACATCGCGCACCACATGACCGCGCGCTTCGGCGCGGCGGGACTCGGCCCCGTCAGGATCGCTGGGTACGCCCTCCTCATGCCGGCGTTCACCTCCGAGGCGCCGACGCAGTCCGAGCTGGGCTCGCGGGGCAGCGCGTTCCTGAGCCGGGACGTGGCCGAGCGGTACAACCGGCTCGCCCTGCCGGCCGGCGCCAACAAGGACTACCCGCTGATGAACCCGCTCGGACCGGACAGCCCGGGCCTGGGACTTGTGGACGGCCGCGTGCTCGTCGTCGTGGGCGGCGACGACATGCTGAAGGACAACCAGGTCCGGTACGTGGAGCGGATGAAGGCCGTGGGGAACGACGTGGAGCTCGCCGTGTTCGCGGGCAAGGAGCACGGCTTCTTCTCGAGGGACCCGTGGTCGGAGACCAGCGGCGAGGTCGTGCGAGTCGTCGGCCGGTTCATGGGCAGAGACGCAGCCGATTCAACAGGCGCCGACGGTCAGGACTAA